The window TATAAGCTGTTTGAAAACGATCTTTTCAGAGCATTTAATTTATTAGCCACGCTTGCGTTGTACTGAATATCTCCCATGCGTAAAATAAATCCTCCGATGATGTTTTCATCTATTTTGTTCTCTAGTGTAACATCTTTACCGCTTAATTCCTTAACCTTTGCCAAAACCTTTTGTTCAAGCTCGCCGGTTAAAGGAATTGCCGTCGTCACAACTGCTACTTGCTTTCCTTTTTGCTCTTCGTAAAGAATTATATACTTCTCAGCTATAGACCCCAGGATATCAACTCTTTTATAATCGGACAACAGGTTAAACAACCCCTCACTTACCGTGTTGATTCCTTTAAAGATCTCTTTTAATGCTGCTACCTTTACATCAGATTTCACAATAGGATTTTCTAGCAAAGCCCTAAGATCACCACTTTCTGCAATTGTATTCTTAATTAGCTTCATATCGTCATTAACAGCTTCGGCTGCATTCTGATCGTTTGCCAATCCTATAATTGCTTTTGCGTAACGTATTGCTGCTCTGGATCCTGCCATCTGTTTCTTAATTATTTAAGGTAGTTACCTCTCCTAACATGTTTTCTACTAATGCGAACTGCTTGTCCTTATCGGATAATTCCGTTCTCACTACCTTCTCAGCAATCTCTACAGATAAAGAAGCTACCTGATTCTTAAGTTCGCTAAGTGCAGCTTGCTTTTCACTTTCAATAGCTGCCTGGGCCTGCTTGATCATTTTATCAGCTTCAACCTGAGCTTGCTCCTTAGCATCTGCTATCATCTTCTCCTTAACTTCACGGGCTTCTTTCAGGATCACCTCTCTTTCAGCGCGTGCCTCTTTCAAAAGCTTTTCATTATCGGCTTTTAAATTCTGCATTTCTTTTTTAGCCTCTTCGGCAGAAGCTAGTGCACTGTTAATAGATTCTTCCCTGCCTTTTACCGCTCCTAAAATTGGTTTCCAAGCATATTTGCGCAATAGCACAAAAAGAATCACAAAAATGACAAGTGACCAGAAGATCAAACTTTCAGGATGTGTAATATTCATTATAATAGATATTAAATAACGTTTCTTTACTTTCTTTTTAAGATCATGCTACAACCAACCGTTGCAGCATGGTCTTTTTTTGTCAAAAATTATTTTGCGATCAACGCAACAACCACTGCGAAAAGTGCAACACCCTCGATAAGTGCAGCAGCAATAATCATAGCAGTTTGAATTTTTGAAGCTGCTTCTGGTTGACGTGCAATTGCATCCATTGCAGAACCACCGATTTTACCGATACCTAAACCTGCACCGATTGCAGCTAATCCAGCTCCTATTCCAGCTAAAATCATAATAAAAGAATTTATAATAGTTATTAAATAAAACTCATTTTTAATGGTGGTCTTCTACTGCCTGCCCGATAAACAAAGCAGATAGCAACGTGAACACATACGCTTGTAATGCAGCTACCAACAATTCAAGTCCATACATAAATAGTGAGAACCCTATTGAGATTGGCGAAACCGCTGCCGATTCAAATATAAATATCAATGATACTAAACTCAGGATGATGATGTGTCCTGCTGTAATATTCGCAAACAAACGAATCATCAGTGCGAAAGGCTTTGTAAACATCCCCAATACCTCAACCGGTATCATAATAGGTAATAACCATTTTGGCACCCCCGGAGTTGCAAATATATGCCCCCAGTAATGCTTGTTACCATTAAATATAGTGATCAGGAATGTGATGGTTGCCAACACTCCGGTAAATAAAATATCGTTTGTTAATGTTCCCTGGAACGGGAAGAAAGGGATCAACC of the Zhouia spongiae genome contains:
- a CDS encoding F0F1 ATP synthase subunit B, encoding MNITHPESLIFWSLVIFVILFVLLRKYAWKPILGAVKGREESINSALASAEEAKKEMQNLKADNEKLLKEARAEREVILKEAREVKEKMIADAKEQAQVEADKMIKQAQAAIESEKQAALSELKNQVASLSVEIAEKVVRTELSDKDKQFALVENMLGEVTTLNN
- the atpH gene encoding ATP synthase F1 subunit delta, whose product is MAGSRAAIRYAKAIIGLANDQNAAEAVNDDMKLIKNTIAESGDLRALLENPIVKSDVKVAALKEIFKGINTVSEGLFNLLSDYKRVDILGSIAEKYIILYEEQKGKQVAVVTTAIPLTGELEQKVLAKVKELSGKDVTLENKIDENIIGGFILRMGDIQYNASVANKLNALKRSFSNSL
- the atpE gene encoding ATP synthase F0 subunit C, encoding MILAGIGAGLAAIGAGLGIGKIGGSAMDAIARQPEAASKIQTAMIIAAALIEGVALFAVVVALIAK